From a region of the Thermomicrobium roseum DSM 5159 genome:
- a CDS encoding DUF1992 domain-containing protein has translation MFWLDRLVEERIREAQEAGAFRNLTGEGRPLPPDDGSPSEVWAAHRILKKNGLLPDWLQLRKEIYTERALVRQAWDEYWRAAEEFDRSDPGNVAILRRLAWRYRELARAVNKKIDLHNLRCPSLGHELVRFPEDMIEREWRRRGESPP, from the coding sequence ATGTTCTGGCTGGACCGACTCGTCGAAGAGCGTATCCGCGAAGCACAAGAGGCTGGTGCCTTCCGCAATTTGACTGGTGAGGGGCGGCCCCTTCCACCCGACGACGGCAGTCCCAGCGAAGTATGGGCCGCACATCGGATTCTAAAAAAGAATGGGCTCCTTCCCGATTGGTTACAGCTACGGAAGGAAATCTACACGGAGCGTGCCCTGGTTCGGCAGGCCTGGGACGAGTACTGGCGAGCGGCAGAAGAATTCGATCGAAGCGACCCCGGGAACGTCGCCATCCTGCGTCGCTTGGCATGGCGTTATCGGGAACTGGCCCGCGCCGTCAACAAGAAGATCGATCTCCACAATCTTCGTTGTCCATCATTGGGGCATGAACTCGTACGCTTTCCTGAGGACATGATCGAACGTGAGTGGCGTCGTCGCGGGGAATCCCCACCCTGA
- the tpiA gene encoding triose-phosphate isomerase: MRRPLIAGNWKMHTTYEQALELARAIQARCGMAEYAEVVLIPPFPWIVPLSRQLNGSSISLGAQTCSAFDEGAYTGEVSAKMVAPFCRYVIVGHSERRRLFGETDAVVAAKLRAVLRNGLQPILCVGETLEERESGATRDIVERQIAAACSDLESGQVARLVIAYEPVWAIGTGRPATSADAELVASWIRAWFRERFGSGISEGLRILYGGSVTAANAADFLAVGDIDGALVGGASLDAREFCSIVEAAVERAQRIAEGG, from the coding sequence ATGCGAAGACCGCTGATCGCCGGTAACTGGAAGATGCACACGACCTACGAGCAGGCGCTGGAGTTAGCTCGTGCGATCCAGGCTCGTTGTGGAATGGCGGAGTATGCCGAGGTAGTCCTCATCCCACCGTTCCCCTGGATCGTGCCGCTGTCTCGGCAACTTAACGGAAGTTCGATTTCGCTGGGCGCCCAGACCTGCAGTGCCTTCGACGAGGGCGCCTATACGGGCGAAGTGTCTGCCAAGATGGTGGCCCCATTTTGCCGCTATGTGATCGTCGGTCACAGCGAACGCCGACGCTTGTTCGGTGAAACGGATGCAGTGGTCGCTGCCAAGCTCCGTGCTGTGTTGCGGAACGGCCTCCAGCCGATCCTGTGCGTCGGGGAGACGCTCGAAGAACGGGAGTCAGGCGCGACGAGAGACATTGTCGAGCGACAGATCGCAGCGGCATGCAGCGATCTCGAGAGCGGGCAGGTCGCGCGACTGGTCATCGCGTACGAGCCGGTATGGGCAATCGGGACGGGTCGCCCAGCTACCTCCGCGGATGCCGAGCTCGTCGCTTCTTGGATCCGTGCCTGGTTCCGGGAACGATTCGGGTCGGGGATCAGCGAAGGGCTCCGTATCCTCTACGGTGGGAGCGTCACGGCTGCCAACGCAGCTGACTTTCTGGCGGTCGGCGATATCGATGGGGCGCTCGTCGGTGGGGCGAGTTTGGATGCCCGCGAGTTCTGTAGCATTGTGGAGGCTGCTGTGGAACGTGCCCAGCGTATCGCCGAAGGAGGCTAG
- a CDS encoding bifunctional nuclease family protein: MIETVVDSIRVSLVTQHRVVLLREVHGDRHLPIWIGPFEAEAIAMAIQGMTPARPLPYDLLRTIIAELGAEIREVAVTDLAQEIFYARIVLTVNGRRIEIDSRPSDAIALAVRAKVPIYVDESVMDRAGVRLESEEESESEAEFEPPEIERVESEESISEADLSVFREVIESLDLDDLDKK, from the coding sequence ATGATCGAGACGGTTGTCGATAGCATCCGCGTCAGCTTGGTGACACAGCATCGGGTCGTGCTCCTGAGGGAGGTCCATGGAGATCGGCACCTCCCGATCTGGATCGGTCCCTTCGAGGCCGAGGCGATCGCGATGGCGATCCAGGGCATGACGCCTGCCCGCCCGCTGCCGTATGACCTCCTGCGCACGATCATCGCTGAACTCGGGGCGGAGATCCGGGAGGTAGCGGTCACGGATCTCGCTCAGGAGATCTTTTATGCTCGGATCGTCCTCACGGTCAATGGCCGACGCATCGAGATCGACAGTCGACCGAGCGATGCGATCGCTCTTGCGGTCCGCGCTAAGGTGCCGATTTATGTGGATGAGTCGGTGATGGATCGCGCGGGTGTCCGTTTGGAGAGTGAAGAGGAATCGGAGAGCGAGGCAGAATTCGAGCCGCCGGAAATCGAGCGTGTCGAATCAGAAGAATCGATCTCCGAGGCAGATTTGTCGGTTTTCCGAGAGGTGATCGAGTCGCTCGATCTCGATGACTTGGATAAGAAGTAG
- the lepB gene encoding signal peptidase I: protein MRDLEGEHKPVGTAKEEARRRSFAWDLAETLLIALVLFVAIRGLILNYRVDGSSMEPTLHNGEMLIVNRRAYMGIPLGRWLAALPGVEIDQDWVWYPFGQPKRGDIIVFRPPNGGSEPYVKRIIALPGEHVEIRDGAVYIDGKRLVEPYLTEPTMWRGMALNHEYVVEPGHVFVMGDNRNNSSDSRVFGAVPMSSIIGKAWLTYWPPDEAKLLGTPAYALE, encoded by the coding sequence ATGAGGGATCTCGAGGGCGAGCATAAGCCGGTGGGGACAGCGAAAGAGGAGGCGCGTCGGCGATCATTCGCTTGGGATCTTGCTGAAACACTCCTGATCGCGCTCGTTCTTTTCGTCGCTATCCGGGGGCTCATCCTGAACTATCGCGTGGACGGTTCCAGTATGGAGCCGACACTGCACAATGGGGAGATGCTCATCGTCAACCGACGTGCGTATATGGGAATCCCGCTCGGTCGATGGCTGGCAGCTCTGCCGGGAGTCGAGATCGACCAGGATTGGGTCTGGTACCCGTTCGGTCAGCCGAAGCGTGGTGATATCATCGTCTTTCGACCCCCGAACGGAGGAAGCGAGCCGTATGTCAAGCGGATCATCGCCTTGCCTGGGGAGCACGTCGAAATCCGGGACGGGGCTGTCTACATCGACGGGAAGCGTCTCGTCGAGCCTTATCTGACCGAACCGACGATGTGGCGAGGAATGGCGCTGAATCATGAGTACGTGGTGGAGCCGGGGCATGTCTTCGTGATGGGGGACAACCGGAACAACAGCAGTGACTCGCGAGTCTTCGGTGCGGTACCGATGTCGTCGATCATCGGGAAGGCGTGGCTCACGTACTGGCCGCCGGATGAGGCGAAACTTTTGGGCACGCCAGCGTACGCCTTGGAGTGA
- the fabF gene encoding beta-ketoacyl-ACP synthase II, translating to MRRVVVTGIGMITPIGNDPTAVWRALMDGHSGTSRLTRVPADDLPSRIAGEVRGFEPEQYLPTKEVRRTDRFVQFAVAAAREALVAARLDLTPGLAERTAVLIGSALGGVETFEAGVETLRTRGAGKVSPFLIPMFLADMAGGVTAIQIGATGPNFATLSACASGANAIGEAARMIRDGRADIALAGGSEAPLTRTVVAGFAALQALSRRNDEPETASRPFDRTRDGFVIAEGAAILVLEAEDFARERGAPILAEVVGYGTTADAHHIVQPCADGRGAVAAMRQALDDARLSTKDIDYINAHGTSTPLNDAAETAALKQFFGGRQAVPPVSSTKALTGHLLGAAGALEAAISVLALMHQIIPPTWHLSEPDPDCDLDYVPNAPRKERLRYVMSNAFGFGGHNAVLIFGQYPSSESPSSRQSWSSHSSTNVGSS from the coding sequence ATGCGCCGCGTGGTGGTGACCGGGATCGGGATGATTACGCCGATCGGAAACGACCCGACGGCCGTGTGGCGGGCGCTCATGGATGGACACTCTGGTACGTCGCGGCTGACTCGGGTACCGGCGGATGATTTACCGAGTCGGATCGCGGGAGAGGTCAGAGGGTTCGAACCCGAACAGTACTTACCCACCAAGGAGGTCAGGCGAACGGATCGCTTCGTGCAGTTTGCGGTCGCTGCGGCGAGAGAGGCTCTAGTTGCTGCTCGTCTCGACTTGACACCTGGACTTGCGGAGCGCACAGCCGTCTTGATCGGATCGGCGCTCGGTGGAGTGGAAACGTTCGAAGCTGGGGTCGAGACATTGCGGACACGTGGAGCGGGGAAAGTCAGTCCCTTCCTCATTCCGATGTTTCTCGCGGATATGGCTGGAGGAGTGACTGCGATCCAGATCGGTGCTACCGGACCCAATTTTGCGACGCTGTCGGCATGTGCGAGCGGTGCCAATGCGATCGGTGAGGCTGCTCGGATGATTCGGGACGGTCGGGCCGATATCGCCCTGGCCGGTGGGAGCGAGGCACCGCTGACACGCACCGTGGTAGCTGGCTTCGCAGCCTTGCAGGCGTTGTCGCGTCGCAACGACGAGCCGGAGACCGCGAGTCGCCCGTTCGATCGTACGCGCGATGGTTTCGTGATCGCTGAAGGGGCAGCCATTTTAGTGCTGGAAGCTGAAGACTTTGCGCGTGAGCGCGGCGCCCCGATTCTCGCCGAGGTCGTTGGTTATGGGACGACGGCGGATGCTCATCACATCGTGCAGCCCTGTGCCGATGGGCGGGGCGCAGTGGCAGCGATGCGGCAGGCTTTGGACGATGCTAGGCTCTCGACCAAAGACATCGACTACATCAACGCACATGGAACGAGTACACCGCTGAACGATGCAGCGGAAACAGCTGCGTTGAAGCAATTTTTCGGTGGTCGACAGGCTGTTCCACCCGTCAGTTCGACGAAGGCACTCACCGGACACCTCTTGGGCGCAGCTGGTGCCCTGGAAGCAGCGATCTCGGTACTCGCTTTGATGCATCAAATCATCCCACCGACCTGGCACCTCTCGGAACCAGACCCGGACTGCGACCTCGACTACGTGCCGAATGCACCACGGAAAGAGCGCCTTCGCTACGTCATGAGCAATGCTTTCGGTTTCGGTGGACACAATGCCGTGTTGATCTTCGGTCAGTATCCGTCGAGCGAGTCCCCGTCGAGTCGCCAGAGTTGGTCGAGCCACTCTTCGACGAACGTCGGATCATCATGA
- a CDS encoding 2-hydroxyacid dehydrogenase: MRVVVTRRIPEAGLQVLERAGIEYRIWPGELPPSREELIEFARGADGLLTLLTERIDEALLNALPTVKVVSNMAVGFDNIDVDACTRRGVVVCITPDVLTETTADFTWALMLAVARRVCEAAESVRAGTWRTWEPLGFLGRDLSGATLGIVGFGRIGRAVARRARGFDMRVLYTDKTRQSSEVERDLRATFVPLEQLLAESDIVTLHVPLTPETRKLIGARELALMKPRSILINTARGPVVDTEALVRALRTGHLWGAGLDVTDPEPLPADHPLLQCPNVIVTPHIASASETTRARMAELAAENLVAALQNRRPPRSLNWDEVRGKEN, translated from the coding sequence GTGCGAGTAGTCGTAACGAGGCGGATTCCCGAGGCTGGACTACAAGTTCTCGAGCGAGCTGGCATAGAGTACCGCATTTGGCCGGGAGAGCTTCCACCGAGTCGAGAGGAGCTGATCGAGTTCGCGCGTGGTGCCGATGGATTGCTGACGCTATTGACGGAACGCATCGACGAAGCGCTGCTCAACGCCTTACCGACCGTCAAAGTCGTGAGTAATATGGCGGTTGGCTTCGACAACATCGACGTCGATGCATGCACGAGAAGGGGTGTCGTCGTCTGCATTACGCCAGATGTTCTGACGGAAACAACAGCCGACTTTACCTGGGCGCTAATGCTTGCCGTCGCACGGCGCGTCTGCGAGGCGGCTGAAAGCGTTCGTGCCGGTACCTGGAGAACTTGGGAACCACTCGGCTTCCTCGGGCGCGATCTCTCCGGTGCAACGCTGGGGATCGTCGGTTTCGGCCGGATCGGCCGCGCAGTAGCGCGTCGAGCTCGTGGATTCGATATGCGAGTGTTGTACACTGACAAGACCCGGCAGTCATCCGAGGTTGAGCGAGATCTCAGGGCGACGTTTGTCCCCCTCGAGCAGCTTCTGGCGGAAAGCGACATCGTGACACTGCACGTGCCTTTGACACCAGAAACCAGAAAGCTGATCGGCGCGCGGGAACTGGCATTGATGAAGCCTCGATCGATCCTCATCAATACGGCACGTGGTCCCGTCGTCGATACCGAGGCCCTGGTAAGAGCTCTTCGAACAGGTCATCTCTGGGGCGCAGGGTTGGACGTCACCGATCCTGAGCCGTTGCCAGCCGATCACCCGCTTCTGCAGTGCCCGAACGTGATTGTCACGCCGCACATCGCGAGTGCGAGCGAGACGACACGTGCGCGTATGGCTGAGTTGGCGGCCGAGAATCTCGTTGCGGCTCTCCAGAACCGACGTCCACCGCGGTCGTTGAATTGGGACGAGGTCCGCGGGAAGGAAAACTGA
- a CDS encoding peptide ABC transporter substrate-binding protein: MTTVRGRTSLQRFRRVRWWALWLASSLLVVLVSGILVLWRLHLPPRSASSMTPIRSESVLPSPSAEPAQIEGGTFREGIIGRIETLNPLLAESTAEAAVSVLVFEGLVWVDGSGVPQPALAERWTMSDDGLEYTFFLRPDAQWHDGEPVTARDVLFTIRLLQDPRFPRNETMANFWRTVTVEVVDAESVRFRLPEPYAPFPTYLSLPILPEHVLAGTVVSDLLRSRFESQPIGSGPYRVVRVDRDRGVIELARHESYRRPTPLFERVELHFFESVDEALAAFRRGDLDAVDLVPWGALGDPKLMGSRVRIYAPLLAGYTALFLNSQAQFFADVRVRQALSLAIDRVQLVRDVLNNWAEPGNGPIPPASWAYQAQEYRFDRAAALSLLREAGWEDRNGDGVLDKEGLTFRFTLLTNVDDPQRVAVAQAVAQQLAEIGISVTVQPVASATLQRQLLNREYTAAVFGWMSLTGDPDMFEFWHSSQAEEGANITGFRSRTIDVLLEKARQVSDQDERRSLYVEFQRLFAEYVPAIVLYYPRYCFVMSDRIGGVDAAPLIRPEDHLRQLPRWYRIAG; encoded by the coding sequence TTGACGACTGTTCGGGGACGCACGTCACTCCAGCGATTCCGCCGAGTGCGCTGGTGGGCGCTCTGGCTGGCGAGTTCGCTGCTGGTTGTCCTGGTCAGCGGAATACTCGTTCTTTGGCGACTCCATCTACCCCCTCGCAGTGCTTCGAGCATGACACCGATTCGGAGTGAGTCGGTGCTCCCGAGCCCCTCGGCTGAGCCCGCTCAAATCGAGGGAGGAACGTTCCGCGAGGGGATTATAGGCCGTATCGAGACGCTCAATCCGTTGCTCGCCGAGTCGACGGCGGAAGCGGCGGTGAGCGTGCTCGTGTTCGAGGGGCTGGTTTGGGTAGACGGAAGCGGAGTACCGCAGCCAGCGCTGGCGGAGCGCTGGACGATGAGTGATGATGGATTAGAATACACCTTTTTTCTCCGGCCGGATGCCCAGTGGCATGACGGTGAACCGGTTACTGCCCGCGATGTCCTTTTCACGATACGCCTTCTCCAGGACCCTCGTTTTCCAAGAAACGAGACGATGGCAAACTTCTGGCGAACGGTTACCGTCGAGGTCGTCGATGCAGAATCGGTTCGTTTTCGTCTGCCCGAGCCGTATGCCCCATTCCCGACCTACCTGTCGCTGCCGATCCTGCCAGAACATGTCCTGGCGGGGACGGTGGTGAGTGACTTACTACGCAGTCGCTTCGAGTCACAGCCTATCGGGAGTGGGCCGTACCGGGTTGTTCGGGTCGATCGAGACCGGGGAGTGATCGAACTCGCTCGGCACGAATCATACCGGAGGCCGACTCCTCTGTTCGAGCGAGTGGAGTTGCATTTCTTCGAATCGGTCGATGAGGCCCTGGCTGCCTTTCGGCGCGGTGATCTGGACGCGGTCGATCTGGTGCCGTGGGGAGCGCTCGGTGACCCGAAGTTGATGGGTTCTCGCGTCCGCATCTACGCTCCATTACTCGCTGGGTATACAGCGCTCTTTCTGAACAGTCAGGCACAGTTTTTCGCCGATGTCCGGGTCCGTCAGGCGTTGTCTCTCGCGATCGATCGTGTCCAGTTAGTCCGCGATGTACTCAACAATTGGGCTGAACCAGGAAATGGACCGATTCCCCCAGCTTCATGGGCTTATCAAGCGCAAGAGTATCGCTTCGATCGTGCGGCAGCACTGAGCCTTCTTCGAGAGGCAGGGTGGGAAGATCGCAACGGTGATGGGGTCCTGGACAAGGAAGGGTTGACCTTTCGCTTTACGCTCTTGACGAACGTCGATGATCCGCAACGAGTGGCTGTCGCTCAGGCAGTGGCGCAGCAACTGGCGGAAATCGGTATCAGCGTCACCGTTCAGCCGGTGGCATCGGCGACACTCCAGCGACAACTGTTGAATCGCGAGTACACTGCTGCTGTGTTCGGATGGATGTCCCTGACCGGCGATCCGGACATGTTCGAGTTCTGGCATTCCTCGCAAGCCGAGGAAGGGGCGAACATCACGGGTTTCCGGAGCCGCACAATCGATGTGCTCCTCGAGAAGGCCAGACAGGTATCCGATCAGGACGAGCGACGATCTCTTTACGTCGAGTTCCAGCGACTCTTCGCCGAATACGTGCCGGCGATCGTCCTCTACTACCCCCGTTATTGCTTCGTGATGAGTGATCGCATCGGCGGTGTCGATGCTGCACCGCTCATTCGACCCGAAGATCATCTCCGGCAGCTTCCGCGCTGGTATCGGATCGCGGGGTAG
- a CDS encoding ornithine cyclodeaminase family protein, with amino-acid sequence MLVLTRRDVQELVPMSRAIELVKQAFRDLSLGRAQSPLRTPLEVVDHNGTVLFMPAFVPSTGGLGLKVVSVFTDNPRLHSKPTIHAAVLTVDPITGEPSALLDGTYLTALRTGAASGAATDLLARHDAETLLIIGAGAQGPTQAWAVLTVRPIRKVYVYDRNREAAATFGDRLRQLMPDCSAEVIPIEDPLTVLPRVDVICTATTAREPLFPDKLVPAGVHINAIGAFTPEMQEIPPETVARAYVVVDALSAALAEAGDLIKPLRAGLIDEEHIRTELGQIVAGERPGRTSPEQITLFKSVGNAVQDLAVAAEAVSQAVARGRGLTISL; translated from the coding sequence ATGCTGGTCTTGACGCGACGCGACGTGCAAGAACTCGTGCCGATGTCGAGAGCGATAGAACTCGTCAAGCAGGCCTTCCGCGATCTCTCCCTCGGTCGAGCACAGTCACCGCTGCGGACACCGCTCGAGGTTGTGGACCACAACGGTACCGTCCTCTTCATGCCAGCTTTCGTCCCCTCGACCGGTGGACTCGGCCTGAAGGTCGTCTCGGTGTTTACTGACAACCCGCGCCTGCATAGCAAGCCGACCATTCACGCGGCAGTCCTCACCGTCGACCCGATCACGGGCGAACCGAGCGCGTTGCTCGACGGCACCTATCTCACTGCTCTCCGTACCGGAGCCGCCTCCGGTGCCGCTACCGACCTACTGGCCCGCCACGACGCCGAAACGCTTCTCATCATCGGCGCCGGAGCACAGGGTCCGACGCAGGCATGGGCGGTCCTGACTGTTCGACCGATTCGAAAAGTCTATGTGTACGATCGCAACCGTGAAGCCGCCGCAACCTTCGGTGACCGTCTTCGCCAGCTCATGCCTGATTGTTCAGCCGAGGTCATTCCGATCGAAGATCCGCTCACGGTCTTGCCCCGTGTCGACGTTATCTGTACCGCCACCACAGCTCGAGAACCGCTCTTTCCTGACAAACTCGTACCAGCAGGCGTCCATATCAATGCCATTGGCGCCTTTACTCCCGAGATGCAGGAGATCCCACCGGAAACAGTAGCTCGGGCTTACGTCGTGGTCGACGCGCTGAGCGCAGCGCTCGCCGAGGCAGGTGACCTGATCAAGCCACTTCGCGCTGGTCTCATCGACGAAGAGCATATTCGAACCGAACTCGGTCAGATCGTCGCCGGGGAGAGGCCAGGTCGGACATCGCCCGAGCAAATCACCCTTTTCAAATCAGTGGGTAACGCCGTTCAGGATCTGGCAGTCGCCGCCGAAGCCGTGAGCCAGGCTGTTGCGAGAGGGCGTGGGCTCACGATCTCGTTGTGA
- a CDS encoding complex I 51 kDa subunit family protein, translating to MKRLSDRAAFEQYAAEARARWERLWSEDQWVISVGISGCSIAKGALETYRNLSLHLSEGHIPAVLRQVGCGGWCFAEPFVEVKLPGHPPIVYGWMTTDRVPELLDALRRGDLRPDWALGVRAAGAWHGIPPLTEHPFLRRQRRLLLEHAGIIDPESIEDFIAIGGYRAFLKALFEMTPEEVIAEVKASNLRGRGGAGFPTGIKWESGRRTPARPKYVVVNSHEGEPNVFKDRRLLESNPHLVLEGLLIGCYALETPCGYNYIGGEHALALQRFQRAVEQAYELGLLGDDILGSGFSCHVRIRTGGGAYICGEGSALMYAIMGQRGQPRTKPPRSVEEGLWRRPTVLNNTETFASIPAIIQNGGSWYASLGTKESTGTKLVTMQGPVKYLGVAEIEFGLSMRELIFDVFGGLREGYRLKGIQTGGVSAGPLREDELDVPIDFEALTPLGAMVGSGGFVAFDESVCAVDFARYLVAFSRYESCGKCTPCRLGTPALVEILDRIRHGFGRPEDLDIIQYASKHIIELSLCGLGQVAPMPLLGMLERFRDEFIEHITERRCRAGVCPIAAGEPLSVGR from the coding sequence ATGAAACGATTGAGTGATCGGGCAGCGTTCGAGCAGTACGCTGCGGAGGCACGTGCACGGTGGGAGCGGCTGTGGTCAGAAGACCAGTGGGTGATTTCGGTGGGGATAAGCGGGTGCAGTATCGCGAAGGGGGCGTTGGAGACGTACCGGAACTTGTCGCTGCACCTCTCCGAAGGACATATCCCAGCTGTGCTCCGGCAGGTCGGCTGTGGTGGTTGGTGCTTCGCCGAGCCGTTCGTCGAAGTGAAGCTCCCCGGGCACCCGCCGATCGTCTACGGCTGGATGACGACAGACCGTGTCCCTGAGCTGCTGGACGCGCTCCGTCGTGGCGATCTCCGGCCAGACTGGGCGCTCGGTGTCCGAGCTGCCGGGGCTTGGCACGGTATCCCGCCGCTCACCGAGCATCCGTTTCTCCGACGCCAGCGCCGGCTGTTGCTCGAACATGCGGGCATCATCGATCCGGAATCGATCGAGGACTTTATTGCGATCGGTGGCTACCGCGCTTTCCTCAAGGCGCTTTTCGAGATGACGCCGGAGGAAGTCATCGCCGAGGTCAAGGCGTCTAACCTGCGCGGCCGGGGTGGAGCCGGGTTCCCGACCGGAATCAAATGGGAAAGCGGGCGCCGCACGCCGGCGCGACCAAAATATGTGGTCGTCAATAGTCATGAGGGAGAACCGAACGTCTTCAAGGATCGGCGCCTCCTCGAATCGAACCCGCATCTCGTCCTGGAGGGCTTGCTGATCGGCTGTTACGCTCTCGAGACACCCTGCGGTTACAACTACATCGGCGGCGAACATGCCCTTGCCCTTCAGCGATTCCAGCGTGCCGTCGAGCAAGCGTATGAATTGGGGTTGCTCGGTGACGACATCCTGGGGAGTGGCTTCTCCTGCCACGTGCGGATCCGCACCGGAGGTGGTGCGTACATCTGTGGCGAAGGTTCAGCCTTGATGTACGCGATCATGGGCCAGCGGGGACAGCCGCGAACCAAGCCACCCCGCTCCGTGGAAGAAGGACTCTGGCGTCGCCCGACGGTGCTGAACAATACCGAAACGTTCGCCTCGATTCCGGCGATCATCCAGAATGGTGGTTCCTGGTACGCCTCCTTGGGTACCAAAGAAAGCACTGGGACCAAACTCGTGACTATGCAGGGACCGGTCAAGTATCTCGGCGTCGCCGAGATCGAATTCGGTCTCTCGATGCGTGAACTCATCTTCGATGTGTTCGGCGGTCTGCGCGAAGGCTACCGCCTCAAGGGAATTCAGACCGGCGGTGTGTCGGCGGGTCCTCTGCGCGAGGATGAGTTGGACGTGCCCATCGACTTCGAGGCACTCACACCGCTCGGAGCGATGGTCGGTTCCGGGGGATTCGTCGCTTTCGACGAGTCCGTCTGTGCGGTCGATTTCGCCCGCTATCTCGTCGCGTTCAGTCGTTACGAGTCGTGTGGCAAGTGCACGCCCTGCCGGCTCGGAACACCAGCGTTGGTCGAGATCCTGGATCGTATCCGGCATGGATTCGGCCGACCAGAGGATTTGGACATCATCCAGTATGCAAGCAAGCACATCATCGAGCTCTCTTTGTGCGGTCTGGGCCAAGTTGCACCGATGCCGCTACTCGGCATGCTGGAGCGCTTCCGCGACGAGTTCATCGAACATATCACCGAGCGACGCTGTCGCGCAGGAGTTTGCCCGATCGCGGCAGGAGAACCGCTCAGCGTCGGACGCTGA
- the tatA gene encoding twin-arginine translocase TatA/TatE family subunit — MYPLLLPSFGWQELLLVLLIVLVVFGAGRLPEIGSAIGRTIREFRTATREATAEVSGDEPRS; from the coding sequence GTGTATCCGCTTTTGCTCCCCTCATTCGGCTGGCAGGAATTGCTGCTCGTCCTGCTGATCGTGCTCGTCGTTTTCGGCGCCGGTCGGCTACCGGAGATCGGTAGTGCCATCGGACGCACGATCCGAGAGTTCCGAACCGCGACGCGCGAAGCGACTGCCGAGGTTTCGGGAGACGAGCCGCGTTCGTGA
- a CDS encoding complex I 24 kDa subunit family protein: MEERETARREIDLQPLRRILEERYRPRDHQEAQELVVGACQEAQHLYGWVPPQAAQLIAEHLGVTINRVYGLLTFYADFRTEPPGEHFLWLCHGAACYIAGSQKVVDALRTEYRLGEDGTTSDGLLTVHVFDGCLGACDLAPVAQLDHHEYIGQLDANRLRELVEELRACRRVGSNDETIE; this comes from the coding sequence ATGGAGGAAAGGGAAACGGCTCGCCGGGAGATCGATCTCCAGCCACTCCGACGTATCCTCGAGGAACGGTATCGCCCTCGAGACCACCAGGAGGCACAGGAACTGGTTGTCGGTGCTTGCCAGGAAGCGCAGCATCTTTACGGGTGGGTACCGCCGCAGGCCGCGCAACTCATTGCTGAGCATCTGGGCGTGACGATCAATCGGGTCTATGGACTGCTTACCTTCTACGCAGACTTTCGCACCGAACCACCGGGTGAGCATTTCCTGTGGCTCTGTCACGGTGCCGCATGCTATATCGCTGGGTCACAGAAGGTTGTCGATGCTTTGCGGACCGAATACCGTCTCGGTGAGGACGGAACGACTTCCGACGGTCTTTTGACCGTGCACGTTTTCGATGGATGCTTGGGGGCGTGCGACTTGGCGCCCGTTGCTCAACTCGATCATCACGAGTACATCGGACAGCTCGATGCGAATCGCTTGCGGGAGCTCGTCGAGGAGCTTCGAGCGTGCCGGAGGGTAGGGAGTAACGATGAAACGATTGAGTGA
- a CDS encoding protein kinase domain-containing protein — protein sequence MIPLCANSTLEQEAALLATLRHPAIPQVYDFLAEQSGCCLELEFAPGEDLERYLARTGQPVIESLLIHWAVQLLDVLSSLQTQQSQPIMFRDLRPSHINL from the coding sequence ATGATTCCACTGTGCGCGAACTCCACCCTCGAGCAAGAAGCGGCACTTCTCGCCACACTGCGCCATCCAGCCATCCCCCAGGTCTATGACTTCCTCGCCGAACAGTCTGGCTGTTGTCTCGAACTCGAGTTCGCACCCGGAGAAGACCTCGAACGGTACCTCGCACGCACCGGCCAACCCGTTATCGAGTCACTCCTCATCCACTGGGCGGTCCAGTTACTCGATGTTCTCTCGTCTCTCCAGACTCAACAATCACAACCGATCATGTTTCGTGATCTCAGGCCATCGCACATCAATCTCTGA
- the secG gene encoding preprotein translocase subunit SecG codes for METAFYVAIILVSLLLMMVILLQSKASGFSGAFGGDTSAIYRTRRGLEKTLFQLTIGVAVIFVVLSLLGQWLL; via the coding sequence GTGGAGACGGCGTTCTACGTCGCGATCATTTTGGTTTCGCTCTTGTTGATGATGGTGATCCTGCTGCAATCCAAGGCGTCCGGGTTCAGTGGTGCTTTCGGTGGAGATACGTCAGCAATCTATCGCACGCGGCGAGGCCTAGAGAAGACGCTGTTCCAGTTGACGATCGGTGTTGCGGTCATTTTCGTCGTTCTCTCCCTCTTGGGGCAGTGGCTGCTCTAG